GTGATGACGCCGTCGCCGTAGAGCAACGCGGCGCCGAACACGCCCACGGCCGTCATCAGCGCCATGGACCGCGCGACAGGCGCACCGCTCGTCGTGCCGGGGAAAGCGAGGTTCAGGAGCGCGAGGATGCCGCCCTCGCCATGGTTGTCGGCCCGCAACACGAGCGTCACATATTTCACGGACACCACGATGATGAGCGACCAGAGAATGAGCGAAAGAATGCCGAGCGTGGTCGTGGCATCGACTCCGCCACTGTGCTCGAGGCATTCCTTGAGGGCGTAGAGCGGGCTCGTCCCGATGTCGCCGAAGACGACGCCAAGCGCGCCGACGGTAAGGGCTGCGCGAGAGACTTTGGCGTGGTCGATCGATTCGGACATGAGCTACGCGGGCATTGTGTGTCGCCCGGCGCGCCCACCTTCTGCCAGTCCGCCCGTCCCGATGCGATGAAAAAACCCGCTCACATTCGCCCCTCGTCGGCGTCGAGAAGGTCTGGTCGCACGCGCACGTCCTCCCGCCCGCCGAGGCCGTAGTCCGCCTTGCGCTTCTCGAAGAGCCGCAAGGCGGCCGGATTGTCGCGCGGGGGAAAATCCATCACCTCGTGGCGATGCGCTTCCTTCTCCGCGGGCGAACGCCGCACATTCCGGCGCACCCAGTCGCAAACCTCGCCGTCGGTGAGCGTGCCGCGCACGACCTCGACCATCGCATCGTGCGTCAATCCCGCCGCGCGCAGCCACACGGCGTCCATGCCTTTCCCCAGATTTTCGTGGTAGTCGGGATGCAGCCGGCCCGCGAGATGCAGGCGAATCTTGTCCACGTAGCGCGGCAGGTAAACCCAGCCATCCATCGTTTCGCGCGGGCTGCGCGGGAGAATGCGATCGGTCATGACTCAGCAGTCGTGCGAGCGGGCTGCCTTCGCAAGTGCCGCGGGATCATGCCATCGAGGGGACCGTCGCGGAATTCATCCCGGTCTGACGCCTCGTTCATCCCAACACCATTGATCCCCAGCCTGCTCCATCTTCGGCTGCAGTCGCCCTCCCCCGAAGATGGACAAAACCACACAACCTACCTAAACATCAAAAACACGCTCTCGGACCCCTCTCCCACTCTCATCCATTAGCCGTATCCGGTCCCGTCCGAATCCCGATTCCTATCACATCACCCTTCCATGAGTAATCCCTCCCAGCACAAACCTGCCAACGCGCAGATTCTCCTCATCTCCTGCGTCGCCGCCATCGGCGGCTTTCTCTTCGGCTTCGATAGCGGGGTCATCAACGGCACCGTCGGCGCGCTGAAGCTCGCCTTCAAATCCGACGCCGCCGTCTCCGGCTTCAACGTCGCCTCGATGCTGCTCGGCTGCGCGATCGGCGCGTTCATCGCCGGCAATCTCGCGGACAAGTTCGGCCGCAAGACGGTGATGATCGTCACGGCGATCCTGTTCACCATCGCCGCGTGGGGCTCGGGCATCGCGCGCTCGTCGGAGGAATTCGTCGCCTACCGGCTGCTCGGCGGCTTTGCGATCGGCGCAGCGAGCGTCATCTGCCCGGCCTACATCAGCGAGATCGCCCCGGCGGCGATTCGGGGACGACTGGCCTCGCTGCAGCAGCTCGCGATCGTGCTCGGGCTCTTCGTCGCGTTTCTCAGCAACTACCTCATCGCCCACGCGGCCGGCGGCTCGACGGGGCACTGGCTGCTCGGCTTCGAGGGCTGGCAGTGGATGTTCTG
The sequence above is a segment of the Chthoniobacterales bacterium genome. Coding sequences within it:
- a CDS encoding DUF5069 domain-containing protein, with the translated sequence MTDRILPRSPRETMDGWVYLPRYVDKIRLHLAGRLHPDYHENLGKGMDAVWLRAAGLTHDAMVEVVRGTLTDGEVCDWVRRNVRRSPAEKEAHRHEVMDFPPRDNPAALRLFEKRKADYGLGGREDVRVRPDLLDADEGRM